From the Huiozyma naganishii CBS 8797 chromosome 13, complete genome genome, the window CCCTTCGCAGACGCTGCTGGCGAAGAGGCACAAGTTGCTCGTCGTGATCGGCGCGCTCGTGTCCGGTGTCGTCGGTGTAGCAACACAGTCGATACTCCAGATGGGCGTCTGTTACCTGTGCTTCGTGTTCGTTGCGCTGTTGCTTGTGCTGCCGGCGTGGAAGTCATACCGCGTGCACAACCTCGAGTGGGTCCAGCCGCAAGCGGTCGCCGTCGACCTCAAGTGAAATGACAGGTGGTGATACAGGTGGGTGGATATGTAAGTGATGTAAGGACTGTATATAGAGTAATGTGTGCTTTGTCCCTAGACGCTGGGCAGTTTGATGTATGCGGACGCGTAA encodes:
- the SPC1 gene encoding signal peptidase complex subunit SPC1 (similar to Saccharomyces cerevisiae SPC1 (YJR010C-A); ancestral locus Anc_5.151), giving the protein MSDVFRELNGKLLFPVDYPSQTLLAKRHKLLVVIGALVSGVVGVATQSILQMGVCYLCFVFVALLLVLPAWKSYRVHNLEWVQPQAVAVDLK